In Denticeps clupeoides chromosome 1, fDenClu1.1, whole genome shotgun sequence, a single window of DNA contains:
- the inpp5ja gene encoding inositol polyphosphate 5-phosphatase K isoform X3 gives MDTLQQKQNSSLSERSPGPLGLILPPAPVQKDPSRTSVQPPLNTHPAAGNLQAADRTQDRTDLVKSENRTPPASISRPRPSALGSNSSIRSSRNAEQVSKSKSSISPLIPGPITPPTESSLPKKKASSQDLPNPPSTVLLQDSYTSMPIIVPSLSAAFPNPTLQTNTIPPGKGSAYSNPNFQPGLTVPEPSPRPIPQPSISTETLTHLAGGTEKKDSKPSNDSEDFRVHIVTWNVGSAMPPDDITSLFGPNPGSGDVDMFVVGFQEVNCMINKRLKDVLFTDQWSELCMDTLSRSGYVLVASQRMHGVLLLVFSKFCHLPFLRGIQTQSTRTGLGGCWGNKGGVSARMMVFGHAVCFLNCHLPAHMRNLEQRMEDFESILQQQQFEGGTATGVLDHDVVFWFGDLNFRIEDYDIHVVKSAIDSNKLPLLWERDQLNIAKKSERILEGFVESPLNFAPTYKFDVGTNTYDTSAKKRKPAWTDRILWRLRRTGSPVPSHNATLQRGLTSWLGGVTRVTQQSYRSHMGFTVSDHKPVSAVFSLQFPFKIDSPLVTLEVEKEWTKASDASVQFNVTSSYQRSSWDWVGLYRVGFKHHKDYVAYVWAKSEVCQVTFPEEDLPRELGEYILGFYSSNMNSIVAITEPFQVQLPVCSPPSARSESSDVSSEDDSTLVLLAPSSSRSPSPGTNAGKRQQRHRNRHHSCHRSRSPAVASTPLPSLQSLSLCPRPRDAHVQSPSPCTARSTHTSGVAKKERLVWQESTPSPTSSLSPLSPRSPVSPGSGVSAPEALIVAILGEHRPIPPAAGTTGAKATGTAAESGHCCP, from the exons ATGGACACATTGCAGCAGAAACAAAACTCTTCCCTCTCAGAGCGATCACCTGGTCCTCTTGGGCTTATCCTTCCCCCAGCACCAGTTCAGAAAGACCCATCCCGGACAAGCGTCCAACCACCTCTGAACACACATCCAGCAGCTGGAAACCTCCAGGCTGCAGATAGAACTCAGGACAGAACTGACCTTGTGAAGAGTGAGAACAGAACCCCCCCAGCAAGCATCAGCCGACCCAGGCCTTCTGCTCTGGGAAGTAATTCCTCCATTAGGTCTTCCAGAAATGCCGAGCAAGTTTCCAAATCCAAGTCATCAATTTCACCCCTAATCCCCGGGCCCATCACACCACCAACAGAGTCCTCGCTGCCAAAGAAAAAGGCCAGTTCTCAAGATCTTCCCAACCCACCGTCCACTGTGCTCCTGCAGGACAGTTACACATCTATGCCAATCATTGTCCCTTCATTGAGTGCTGCTTTCCCAAACCCCACCCTTCAGACAAACACGATTCCCCCGGGTAAAGGCAGCGCTTACTCGAACCCGAATTTTCAACCTGGTCTCACTGTTCCAGAGCCCAGTCCTCGTCCCATTCCTCAGCCCAGCATCTCTACAGAGACGTTAACCCACCTAGCAGGGGGCACAGAGAAGAAAGATAGCAAGCCAAGCAATGATTCAGAGGATTTCAG GGTCCACATTGTCACATGGAACGTGGGATCAGCAATGCCTcctgatgacatcacttccttgTTTGGACCAAACCCTGGCAGTGGTGATGTAGATATGTTTGTCGTGGG GTTCCAGGAAGTGAACTGCATGATCAACAAACGCCTCAAAGATGTGCTCTTCACTGACCAGTGGAGTGAACTGTGTATGGATACactcagtcgctctggatacgtgCTG GTGGCATCCCAGCGCATGCATGGTGTACTTCTTCTAGTATTCTCAAAGTTCTGCCACCTGCCATTCCTTAGGGGCATACAGACGCAGAGCACTCGCACCGGCCTTGGAGGCTGCTGG GGTAATAAAGGGGGGGTGAGTGCGAGAATGATGGTATTTGGCCATGCGGTCTGCTTCTTGAACTGCCACCTGCCTGCCCACATGCGGAACCTGGAGCAGCGGATGGAGGACTTCGAGAGCATCTTGCAACAGCAGCAATTTGAAGGCGGGACAGCCACTGGAGTGTTGGATCATGA tgtggtcTTTTGGTTTGGGGACCTGAACTTTCGTATTGAAGATTATGATATTCATGTGGTGAAGAGTGCTATTGACAGCAATAAGCTGCCACTTCTGTGGGAACGGGACCAG CTTAATATAGCTAAAAAGAGTGAACGTATCCTGGAGGGGTTTGTGGAGAGTCCCCTCAACTTTGCCCCAACTTATAAGTTTGATGTGGGCACAAACACATATGATACAAG TGCAAAGAAGAGAAAGCCAGCATGGACAGATCGTATTCTGTGGCGTCTTCGTCGGACTGGCTCTCCTGTGCCATCGCATAATGCTACACTGCAGCGTGGTCTCACGTCCTGGTTGGGTGGTGTTACCAGGGTGACCCAGCAGTCCTACCGCAGTCACATGGGCTTTACTGTTAGTGACCACAAGCCAGTGTCTGCTGTCTTCTCATTGCAA TTCCCTTTCAAAATTGATAGTCCACTGGTAACTCTGGAAGTTGAGAAGGAGTGGACAAAGGCCTCCGATGCTTCAGTGCAATTCAATGTAACCTCCAGCTATCAACGGAGCTCTTGGGATTGGGTTGGACTCTACAGG GTAGGATTTAAACATCACAAAGATTATGTTGCTTATGTATGGGCCAAATCTGAAGTGTGTCAG GTGACCTTTCCAGAGGAAGATTTGCCTAGAGAATTAGGGGAATACATTCTGGGTTTCTACAGCAGCAATATGAATAGCATTGTGGCAATAACAGAACCCTTCCAG GTGcagcttcctgtctgcagcccTCCATCAGCCCGCAGTGAAAGCTCTGATGTAAGCTCTGAGGATGACAGTACACTGGTCCTGCTGGCTCCCAGCTCTTCACGGAGCCCCAGTCCAGGCACAAACGCAGGCAAGCGTCAGCAGCGGCACCGCAACCGCCACCACAGCTGCCACCGGAGCCGCAGCCCAGCTGTAGCCTCCACACCCTTGCCCTCTCTTCAGAGCCTCAGCCTGTGTCCGCGGCCTCGTGACGCTCATGTGCAAAGTCCATCTCCCTGCACGGCGCGCTCCACACACACCAGCGGAGTTGCCAAGAAGGAGCGTTTGGTTTGGCAGGAAAGCACTCCATCCCCAACCTCCTCCCTCAGCCCACTTAGCCCGCGTAGCCCTGTCTCTCCTGGCAGCGGGGTCAGTGCACCAGAGGCTCTAATTGTTGCCATTCTGGGTGAGCACAGGCCTATTCCACCTGCTGCCGGTACCACAGGAGCCAAGGCTACAGGCACTGCGGCCGAGTCAGGCCACTGCTGTCCTTAG
- the smtna gene encoding smoothelin, whose product MEGQTKSVASQGGKLTSEQLAAIDDEQVLNDMLDKAVDFDERRMLRAALRELLNKKREQRERERGSRQQDLRQKGVCSGSHPVGDGTNKALGQTNGRGATQKTAAQSKASLPPASSHSNPSTSTTKAPVCMGEAAVPNSKNVKQMLLDWCRAKTEPYEGVNIQNFSSSWADGLAFCALVHRFFPEGFDYCTLDPYDRRANFEKAFKTAEKLADCACLLDVDDLVRMPEPDWKCVYTYIQEFYRCLVQKGLVKTKKRTL is encoded by the exons ATGGAGGGTCAAACAAAATCCGTGGCCTCTCAAGGTGGCAAACTGACAAGTGAGCAGCTTGCTGCAATTGATGATGAGCAAGTCCTCAATGACATG TTGGACAAGGCCGTGGATTTTGATGAGAGGCGAATGCTTCGGGCGGCCTTGCGAGAGCtcctgaataaaaagagag AACAGAGAGAGCGTGAGAGGGGTTCACGGCAGCAGGACTTGCGTCAGAAGGGCGTCTGTAGTGGAAGCCATCCAGTAGGTGATGGAACAAACAAGGCTCTGGGGCAAACAAATGGACGTGGTGCTACACAAA AGACAGCAGCACAAAGCAAGGCCTCCTTGCCGCCTGCCTCCAG CCACAGCAACCCATCCACCTCCACGACAAAGGCTCCAGTCTGTATGGGGGAAGCAGCGGTGCCCaacagtaaaaatgttaaacagaTGCTGCTGGACTGGTGCAGGGCCAAAACTGAACCATATGAG GGTGTGAATATTCAGAACTTCTCCTCCAGTTGGGCGGATGGCTTGGCATTCTGTGCTCTTGTGCACAGGTTCTTCCCTGAGGGCTTTGACTACTGCACCCTTGACCCATATGACCGGCGTGCCAACTTTGAGAAGGCCTTCAAGACTGCAGA GAAGCTGGCAGATTGCGCCTGTCTACTAGACGTGGATGACCTAGTGCGGATGCCAGAGCCGGACTGGAAGTGTGTATACACCTACATCCAGGAGTTCTACCGGTGCCTGGTGCAGAAAGGCCTAGTTAAGACCAAAAAAAGGACCCTCTGA
- the slc35e4 gene encoding solute carrier family 35 member E4 isoform X2 translates to MISTDGLSKREATRRDAGRRPPEMLHLLSTVAVWLVTGTTISSLNKWIFAVYNFRYPLLLSALHMLTAIVVDYGLIKLSIGRHRGIGEQDLTAAAKFKVFLLSLTFCASIAFGNVGLNYVQLSFAQMIYSTTPLFTLAISTLILGKQHHILKYTAMMPICLGASFSIMGEVQFDQTGCLFVFAATMLRGVKSIQQSILLQEEKINSVFLLYLMSIPSFCILAVAALALENWAGLQSPLSYDRRLWLFILLSCLVSVLYNLASSCVITLTSAVTLHILGNLSVVGNLLLSQLLFGSELSALSCAGAVLTLSGMVIYQNSEFIAGYLDTRRARKTGEERAGEIGTECSSGSSAKLGERAFLGMVLEEPLQDLLEDRLDVSKDRVD, encoded by the exons CTAAACGCGAGGCGACTCGGCGTGACGCCGGGAGGAGGCCACCCGAGATGCTGCACCTCTTGTCCACTGTGGCGGTCTGGCTGGTCACCGGCACCACCATATCCAGCCTGAACAAATGGATCTTCGCCGTGTACAACTTCAGGTACCCGCTCCTTCTGTCCGCTCTGCACATGCTGACCGCCATCGTGGTGGACTACGGCCTCATCAAACTCAGCATCGGCCGGCACAGGGGCATCGGCGAGCAGGACCTGACAGCCGCTGCCAAGTTCAAGGTCTTCCTCCTGAGCTTGACCTTCTGCGCAAGCATTGCGTTTGGCAACGTCGGACTCAACTATGTACAGTTGTCTTTTGCACAAATGATCTACAGCACAACGCCGCTGTTCACCCTGGCCATATCCACACTGATCCTGGGGAAGCAGCACCACATCCTGAAGTACACGGCCATGATGCCCATTTGCCTGGGAGCCTCGTTCAGCATCATGGGCGAGGTGCAGTTCGACCAGACGGGCTGCCTCTTCGTCTTTGCGGCCACGATGCTAAGAGGAGTTAAGTCCATTCAGCAAA gTATCCTTCTCCAGGAGGAGAAAATCAATTCTGTCTTCCTGCTCTACCTGATGTCCATCCCTAGCTTCTGCATCCTGGCCGTGGCTGCTCTGGCCCTGGAGAACTGGGCCGGTCTGCAGTCCCCACTCAGCTATGACCGGCGCCTGTGGCTCTTCATCCTGCTCAGCTGCCTGGTCTCGGTGCTTTACAACCTGGCCAGCAGCTGCGTCATCACCCTGACCTCCGCCGTCACGCTGCACATTCTGGGCAACCTGAGCGTGGTGGGGAACCTGCTGCTCTCCCAGCTGCTGTTTGGCAGCGAGCTCTCGGCCCTGAGCTGCGCCGGTGCCGTCCTCACCCTCTCTGGCATGGTCATCTACCAGAACTCTGAGTTTATTGCTGGGTACCTGGACACCAGGAGGGCCAGGAAGACCGGGGAGGAGAGGGCTGGCGAGATCGGCACTGAgtgcagcagcggcagcagcgcAAAGCTGGGCGAGAGAGCCTTCCTTGGAATGGTGTTAGAGGAGCCCCTTCAGGACCTGTTGGAAGACCGTTTAGATGTTTCCAAGGACAGGGTGGACTAA
- the inpp5ja gene encoding phosphatidylinositol 4,5-bisphosphate 5-phosphatase A isoform X2, giving the protein MFLIFGYREMDTLQQKQNSSLSERSPGPLGLILPPAPVQKDPSRTSVQPPLNTHPAAGNLQAADRTQDRTDLVKSENRTPPASISRPRPSALGSNSSIRSSRNAEQVSKSKSSISPLIPGPITPPTESSLPKKKASSQDLPNPPSTVLLQDSYTSMPIIVPSLSAAFPNPTLQTNTIPPGKGSAYSNPNFQPGLTVPEPSPRPIPQPSISTETLTHLAGGTEKKDSKPSNDSEDFRVHIVTWNVGSAMPPDDITSLFGPNPGSGDVDMFVVGFQEVNCMINKRLKDVLFTDQWSELCMDTLSRSGYVLVASQRMHGVLLLVFSKFCHLPFLRGIQTQSTRTGLGGCWGNKGGVSARMMVFGHAVCFLNCHLPAHMRNLEQRMEDFESILQQQQFEGGTATGVLDHDVVFWFGDLNFRIEDYDIHVVKSAIDSNKLPLLWERDQLNIAKKSERILEGFVESPLNFAPTYKFDVGTNTYDTSAKKRKPAWTDRILWRLRRTGSPVPSHNATLQRGLTSWLGGVTRVTQQSYRSHMGFTVSDHKPVSAVFSLQFPFKIDSPLVTLEVEKEWTKASDASVQFNVTSSYQRSSWDWVGLYRVGFKHHKDYVAYVWAKSEVCQVTFPEEDLPRELGEYILGFYSSNMNSIVAITEPFQLPVCSPPSARSESSDVSSEDDSTLVLLAPSSSRSPSPGTNAGKRQQRHRNRHHSCHRSRSPAVASTPLPSLQSLSLCPRPRDAHVQSPSPCTARSTHTSGVAKKERLVWQESTPSPTSSLSPLSPRSPVSPGSGVSAPEALIVAILGEHRPIPPAAGTTGAKATGTAAESGHCCP; this is encoded by the exons ATGTTTCTCATTTTTGGTTATAGAGAGATGGACACATTGCAGCAGAAACAAAACTCTTCCCTCTCAGAGCGATCACCTGGTCCTCTTGGGCTTATCCTTCCCCCAGCACCAGTTCAGAAAGACCCATCCCGGACAAGCGTCCAACCACCTCTGAACACACATCCAGCAGCTGGAAACCTCCAGGCTGCAGATAGAACTCAGGACAGAACTGACCTTGTGAAGAGTGAGAACAGAACCCCCCCAGCAAGCATCAGCCGACCCAGGCCTTCTGCTCTGGGAAGTAATTCCTCCATTAGGTCTTCCAGAAATGCCGAGCAAGTTTCCAAATCCAAGTCATCAATTTCACCCCTAATCCCCGGGCCCATCACACCACCAACAGAGTCCTCGCTGCCAAAGAAAAAGGCCAGTTCTCAAGATCTTCCCAACCCACCGTCCACTGTGCTCCTGCAGGACAGTTACACATCTATGCCAATCATTGTCCCTTCATTGAGTGCTGCTTTCCCAAACCCCACCCTTCAGACAAACACGATTCCCCCGGGTAAAGGCAGCGCTTACTCGAACCCGAATTTTCAACCTGGTCTCACTGTTCCAGAGCCCAGTCCTCGTCCCATTCCTCAGCCCAGCATCTCTACAGAGACGTTAACCCACCTAGCAGGGGGCACAGAGAAGAAAGATAGCAAGCCAAGCAATGATTCAGAGGATTTCAG GGTCCACATTGTCACATGGAACGTGGGATCAGCAATGCCTcctgatgacatcacttccttgTTTGGACCAAACCCTGGCAGTGGTGATGTAGATATGTTTGTCGTGGG GTTCCAGGAAGTGAACTGCATGATCAACAAACGCCTCAAAGATGTGCTCTTCACTGACCAGTGGAGTGAACTGTGTATGGATACactcagtcgctctggatacgtgCTG GTGGCATCCCAGCGCATGCATGGTGTACTTCTTCTAGTATTCTCAAAGTTCTGCCACCTGCCATTCCTTAGGGGCATACAGACGCAGAGCACTCGCACCGGCCTTGGAGGCTGCTGG GGTAATAAAGGGGGGGTGAGTGCGAGAATGATGGTATTTGGCCATGCGGTCTGCTTCTTGAACTGCCACCTGCCTGCCCACATGCGGAACCTGGAGCAGCGGATGGAGGACTTCGAGAGCATCTTGCAACAGCAGCAATTTGAAGGCGGGACAGCCACTGGAGTGTTGGATCATGA tgtggtcTTTTGGTTTGGGGACCTGAACTTTCGTATTGAAGATTATGATATTCATGTGGTGAAGAGTGCTATTGACAGCAATAAGCTGCCACTTCTGTGGGAACGGGACCAG CTTAATATAGCTAAAAAGAGTGAACGTATCCTGGAGGGGTTTGTGGAGAGTCCCCTCAACTTTGCCCCAACTTATAAGTTTGATGTGGGCACAAACACATATGATACAAG TGCAAAGAAGAGAAAGCCAGCATGGACAGATCGTATTCTGTGGCGTCTTCGTCGGACTGGCTCTCCTGTGCCATCGCATAATGCTACACTGCAGCGTGGTCTCACGTCCTGGTTGGGTGGTGTTACCAGGGTGACCCAGCAGTCCTACCGCAGTCACATGGGCTTTACTGTTAGTGACCACAAGCCAGTGTCTGCTGTCTTCTCATTGCAA TTCCCTTTCAAAATTGATAGTCCACTGGTAACTCTGGAAGTTGAGAAGGAGTGGACAAAGGCCTCCGATGCTTCAGTGCAATTCAATGTAACCTCCAGCTATCAACGGAGCTCTTGGGATTGGGTTGGACTCTACAGG GTAGGATTTAAACATCACAAAGATTATGTTGCTTATGTATGGGCCAAATCTGAAGTGTGTCAG GTGACCTTTCCAGAGGAAGATTTGCCTAGAGAATTAGGGGAATACATTCTGGGTTTCTACAGCAGCAATATGAATAGCATTGTGGCAATAACAGAACCCTTCCAG cttcctgtctgcagcccTCCATCAGCCCGCAGTGAAAGCTCTGATGTAAGCTCTGAGGATGACAGTACACTGGTCCTGCTGGCTCCCAGCTCTTCACGGAGCCCCAGTCCAGGCACAAACGCAGGCAAGCGTCAGCAGCGGCACCGCAACCGCCACCACAGCTGCCACCGGAGCCGCAGCCCAGCTGTAGCCTCCACACCCTTGCCCTCTCTTCAGAGCCTCAGCCTGTGTCCGCGGCCTCGTGACGCTCATGTGCAAAGTCCATCTCCCTGCACGGCGCGCTCCACACACACCAGCGGAGTTGCCAAGAAGGAGCGTTTGGTTTGGCAGGAAAGCACTCCATCCCCAACCTCCTCCCTCAGCCCACTTAGCCCGCGTAGCCCTGTCTCTCCTGGCAGCGGGGTCAGTGCACCAGAGGCTCTAATTGTTGCCATTCTGGGTGAGCACAGGCCTATTCCACCTGCTGCCGGTACCACAGGAGCCAAGGCTACAGGCACTGCGGCCGAGTCAGGCCACTGCTGTCCTTAG
- the inpp5ja gene encoding phosphatidylinositol 4,5-bisphosphate 5-phosphatase A isoform X1, with protein sequence MFLIFGYREMDTLQQKQNSSLSERSPGPLGLILPPAPVQKDPSRTSVQPPLNTHPAAGNLQAADRTQDRTDLVKSENRTPPASISRPRPSALGSNSSIRSSRNAEQVSKSKSSISPLIPGPITPPTESSLPKKKASSQDLPNPPSTVLLQDSYTSMPIIVPSLSAAFPNPTLQTNTIPPGKGSAYSNPNFQPGLTVPEPSPRPIPQPSISTETLTHLAGGTEKKDSKPSNDSEDFRVHIVTWNVGSAMPPDDITSLFGPNPGSGDVDMFVVGFQEVNCMINKRLKDVLFTDQWSELCMDTLSRSGYVLVASQRMHGVLLLVFSKFCHLPFLRGIQTQSTRTGLGGCWGNKGGVSARMMVFGHAVCFLNCHLPAHMRNLEQRMEDFESILQQQQFEGGTATGVLDHDVVFWFGDLNFRIEDYDIHVVKSAIDSNKLPLLWERDQLNIAKKSERILEGFVESPLNFAPTYKFDVGTNTYDTSAKKRKPAWTDRILWRLRRTGSPVPSHNATLQRGLTSWLGGVTRVTQQSYRSHMGFTVSDHKPVSAVFSLQFPFKIDSPLVTLEVEKEWTKASDASVQFNVTSSYQRSSWDWVGLYRVGFKHHKDYVAYVWAKSEVCQVTFPEEDLPRELGEYILGFYSSNMNSIVAITEPFQVQLPVCSPPSARSESSDVSSEDDSTLVLLAPSSSRSPSPGTNAGKRQQRHRNRHHSCHRSRSPAVASTPLPSLQSLSLCPRPRDAHVQSPSPCTARSTHTSGVAKKERLVWQESTPSPTSSLSPLSPRSPVSPGSGVSAPEALIVAILGEHRPIPPAAGTTGAKATGTAAESGHCCP encoded by the exons ATGTTTCTCATTTTTGGTTATAGAGAGATGGACACATTGCAGCAGAAACAAAACTCTTCCCTCTCAGAGCGATCACCTGGTCCTCTTGGGCTTATCCTTCCCCCAGCACCAGTTCAGAAAGACCCATCCCGGACAAGCGTCCAACCACCTCTGAACACACATCCAGCAGCTGGAAACCTCCAGGCTGCAGATAGAACTCAGGACAGAACTGACCTTGTGAAGAGTGAGAACAGAACCCCCCCAGCAAGCATCAGCCGACCCAGGCCTTCTGCTCTGGGAAGTAATTCCTCCATTAGGTCTTCCAGAAATGCCGAGCAAGTTTCCAAATCCAAGTCATCAATTTCACCCCTAATCCCCGGGCCCATCACACCACCAACAGAGTCCTCGCTGCCAAAGAAAAAGGCCAGTTCTCAAGATCTTCCCAACCCACCGTCCACTGTGCTCCTGCAGGACAGTTACACATCTATGCCAATCATTGTCCCTTCATTGAGTGCTGCTTTCCCAAACCCCACCCTTCAGACAAACACGATTCCCCCGGGTAAAGGCAGCGCTTACTCGAACCCGAATTTTCAACCTGGTCTCACTGTTCCAGAGCCCAGTCCTCGTCCCATTCCTCAGCCCAGCATCTCTACAGAGACGTTAACCCACCTAGCAGGGGGCACAGAGAAGAAAGATAGCAAGCCAAGCAATGATTCAGAGGATTTCAG GGTCCACATTGTCACATGGAACGTGGGATCAGCAATGCCTcctgatgacatcacttccttgTTTGGACCAAACCCTGGCAGTGGTGATGTAGATATGTTTGTCGTGGG GTTCCAGGAAGTGAACTGCATGATCAACAAACGCCTCAAAGATGTGCTCTTCACTGACCAGTGGAGTGAACTGTGTATGGATACactcagtcgctctggatacgtgCTG GTGGCATCCCAGCGCATGCATGGTGTACTTCTTCTAGTATTCTCAAAGTTCTGCCACCTGCCATTCCTTAGGGGCATACAGACGCAGAGCACTCGCACCGGCCTTGGAGGCTGCTGG GGTAATAAAGGGGGGGTGAGTGCGAGAATGATGGTATTTGGCCATGCGGTCTGCTTCTTGAACTGCCACCTGCCTGCCCACATGCGGAACCTGGAGCAGCGGATGGAGGACTTCGAGAGCATCTTGCAACAGCAGCAATTTGAAGGCGGGACAGCCACTGGAGTGTTGGATCATGA tgtggtcTTTTGGTTTGGGGACCTGAACTTTCGTATTGAAGATTATGATATTCATGTGGTGAAGAGTGCTATTGACAGCAATAAGCTGCCACTTCTGTGGGAACGGGACCAG CTTAATATAGCTAAAAAGAGTGAACGTATCCTGGAGGGGTTTGTGGAGAGTCCCCTCAACTTTGCCCCAACTTATAAGTTTGATGTGGGCACAAACACATATGATACAAG TGCAAAGAAGAGAAAGCCAGCATGGACAGATCGTATTCTGTGGCGTCTTCGTCGGACTGGCTCTCCTGTGCCATCGCATAATGCTACACTGCAGCGTGGTCTCACGTCCTGGTTGGGTGGTGTTACCAGGGTGACCCAGCAGTCCTACCGCAGTCACATGGGCTTTACTGTTAGTGACCACAAGCCAGTGTCTGCTGTCTTCTCATTGCAA TTCCCTTTCAAAATTGATAGTCCACTGGTAACTCTGGAAGTTGAGAAGGAGTGGACAAAGGCCTCCGATGCTTCAGTGCAATTCAATGTAACCTCCAGCTATCAACGGAGCTCTTGGGATTGGGTTGGACTCTACAGG GTAGGATTTAAACATCACAAAGATTATGTTGCTTATGTATGGGCCAAATCTGAAGTGTGTCAG GTGACCTTTCCAGAGGAAGATTTGCCTAGAGAATTAGGGGAATACATTCTGGGTTTCTACAGCAGCAATATGAATAGCATTGTGGCAATAACAGAACCCTTCCAG GTGcagcttcctgtctgcagcccTCCATCAGCCCGCAGTGAAAGCTCTGATGTAAGCTCTGAGGATGACAGTACACTGGTCCTGCTGGCTCCCAGCTCTTCACGGAGCCCCAGTCCAGGCACAAACGCAGGCAAGCGTCAGCAGCGGCACCGCAACCGCCACCACAGCTGCCACCGGAGCCGCAGCCCAGCTGTAGCCTCCACACCCTTGCCCTCTCTTCAGAGCCTCAGCCTGTGTCCGCGGCCTCGTGACGCTCATGTGCAAAGTCCATCTCCCTGCACGGCGCGCTCCACACACACCAGCGGAGTTGCCAAGAAGGAGCGTTTGGTTTGGCAGGAAAGCACTCCATCCCCAACCTCCTCCCTCAGCCCACTTAGCCCGCGTAGCCCTGTCTCTCCTGGCAGCGGGGTCAGTGCACCAGAGGCTCTAATTGTTGCCATTCTGGGTGAGCACAGGCCTATTCCACCTGCTGCCGGTACCACAGGAGCCAAGGCTACAGGCACTGCGGCCGAGTCAGGCCACTGCTGTCCTTAG
- the slc35e4 gene encoding solute carrier family 35 member E4 isoform X1, with product MCLPYRCRDASNMISTDGLSKREATRRDAGRRPPEMLHLLSTVAVWLVTGTTISSLNKWIFAVYNFRYPLLLSALHMLTAIVVDYGLIKLSIGRHRGIGEQDLTAAAKFKVFLLSLTFCASIAFGNVGLNYVQLSFAQMIYSTTPLFTLAISTLILGKQHHILKYTAMMPICLGASFSIMGEVQFDQTGCLFVFAATMLRGVKSIQQSILLQEEKINSVFLLYLMSIPSFCILAVAALALENWAGLQSPLSYDRRLWLFILLSCLVSVLYNLASSCVITLTSAVTLHILGNLSVVGNLLLSQLLFGSELSALSCAGAVLTLSGMVIYQNSEFIAGYLDTRRARKTGEERAGEIGTECSSGSSAKLGERAFLGMVLEEPLQDLLEDRLDVSKDRVD from the exons CTAAACGCGAGGCGACTCGGCGTGACGCCGGGAGGAGGCCACCCGAGATGCTGCACCTCTTGTCCACTGTGGCGGTCTGGCTGGTCACCGGCACCACCATATCCAGCCTGAACAAATGGATCTTCGCCGTGTACAACTTCAGGTACCCGCTCCTTCTGTCCGCTCTGCACATGCTGACCGCCATCGTGGTGGACTACGGCCTCATCAAACTCAGCATCGGCCGGCACAGGGGCATCGGCGAGCAGGACCTGACAGCCGCTGCCAAGTTCAAGGTCTTCCTCCTGAGCTTGACCTTCTGCGCAAGCATTGCGTTTGGCAACGTCGGACTCAACTATGTACAGTTGTCTTTTGCACAAATGATCTACAGCACAACGCCGCTGTTCACCCTGGCCATATCCACACTGATCCTGGGGAAGCAGCACCACATCCTGAAGTACACGGCCATGATGCCCATTTGCCTGGGAGCCTCGTTCAGCATCATGGGCGAGGTGCAGTTCGACCAGACGGGCTGCCTCTTCGTCTTTGCGGCCACGATGCTAAGAGGAGTTAAGTCCATTCAGCAAA gTATCCTTCTCCAGGAGGAGAAAATCAATTCTGTCTTCCTGCTCTACCTGATGTCCATCCCTAGCTTCTGCATCCTGGCCGTGGCTGCTCTGGCCCTGGAGAACTGGGCCGGTCTGCAGTCCCCACTCAGCTATGACCGGCGCCTGTGGCTCTTCATCCTGCTCAGCTGCCTGGTCTCGGTGCTTTACAACCTGGCCAGCAGCTGCGTCATCACCCTGACCTCCGCCGTCACGCTGCACATTCTGGGCAACCTGAGCGTGGTGGGGAACCTGCTGCTCTCCCAGCTGCTGTTTGGCAGCGAGCTCTCGGCCCTGAGCTGCGCCGGTGCCGTCCTCACCCTCTCTGGCATGGTCATCTACCAGAACTCTGAGTTTATTGCTGGGTACCTGGACACCAGGAGGGCCAGGAAGACCGGGGAGGAGAGGGCTGGCGAGATCGGCACTGAgtgcagcagcggcagcagcgcAAAGCTGGGCGAGAGAGCCTTCCTTGGAATGGTGTTAGAGGAGCCCCTTCAGGACCTGTTGGAAGACCGTTTAGATGTTTCCAAGGACAGGGTGGACTAA